One genomic region from Prunus persica cultivar Lovell chromosome G3, Prunus_persica_NCBIv2, whole genome shotgun sequence encodes:
- the LOC18783063 gene encoding uncharacterized protein LOC18783063 produces the protein MAELPEFIALESVKNRKYLVYKHQPTIPKLPHFLQCSGQDSHSKDARFKVEKDVNDPSLVHIKCTYNDKYLRLESQQSSWIVADADKKQPNKTLWSCTLFKPEGLEFPGLDGLYKFIHVYTEKPIGPKSESLLKDFLAVESAKPNEIHAFIVKKLPG, from the coding sequence ATGGCAGAATTACCAGAGTTTATTGCTCTTGAATCAGTCAAGAACAGGAAATACCTGGTCTACAAACACCAACCCACCATCCCAAAGCTGCCACATTTTCTCCAATGCTCCGGACAGGATAGTCACAGCAAAGACGCAAGGTTCAAAGTGGAGAAGGACGTAAACGACCCCAGTCTGGTGCATATAAAATGCACCTACAACGACAAATACTTGAGACTGGAAAGCCAACAAAGTTCGTGGATTGTGGCCGACGCTGACAAGAAACAGCCAAATAAAACCCTGTGGTCATGTACACTCTTCAAGCCGGAGGGTTTGGAATTCCCGGGACTGGACGGCTTATACAAGTTCATCCACGTGTACACGGAAAAGCCTATAGGGCCAAAATCTGAATCCCTCTTGAAGGATTTCCTCGCTGTAGAAAGTGCAAAACCCAACGAAATCCATGCCTTCATTGTCAAAAAACTTCCAGGATGA